A genomic window from Lycium barbarum isolate Lr01 chromosome 4, ASM1917538v2, whole genome shotgun sequence includes:
- the LOC132638448 gene encoding phosphatidylinositol 4-phosphate 5-kinase 6-like isoform X2 — protein sequence MKAWEATVRKTQAVARKRANTIFGTYGPSHVEEEIIVDQVDPEQENEGHANGEVYHSERFLPNGDYYSGYWVDSFPHGHGKYWWTDGCMYVGDWFRGKKMGKGTFSWPSGAMYEGNFKSGYMDGEGTYTGPNGDSFRGSWVMNLKHGHGVKEYSNGDVYDGEWSRGLQEGHGKYTWKNGNCYVGEWKNGGICGKGKMCWKNGNVYEGNWEGGVPKGNGTLQWIDGSFYVGNWSKDANEQNGTFYPSASLLESGNLDWDPQEVYDRDLMECSICPNEKVSILPSQKKLAVWRSAKAAENNVRPRRMSVDGRIDAAPVEREFGRMRLSDVTPPTISYNIDDPIAVDGYIRGSPIRLPKAAKRQGETISKGHKNYELMLNLQLGIRHSVGRPGPVPSLDLKPSAFDPKEKYWTRFPPEGSKSTPPHPSCEFRWKDYCPKVFRALRMLFKVDAADYMLSICGNDALRELCSPGKSGSFFYLTNDDRYMIKTMKKAEVKVLLRMLHAYFNHVRAFENTLVTKYFGLHCVKLTGPAQKKVRFVIMGNLFCTDYAIHRRFDLKGSTFGRMTDKPESEIDATTTLKDLDLNFIFRLQKTWFQEFRRQVDRDCELLEQERVMDYSLLVGLHFREASSTGDQTPPGYRTPTDNEGLEDGSVPRLSRADRDQLLLNPAGWGGMSLGINMPARVERTERKNDLDFQLVGEPTGELYDVILFFGIIDILQDYDITKKLEHAYKSIQCDPNSISAVDPKAYSRRFRDYIFKVFTEDT from the exons atgaaGGCTTGGGAGGCAACGGTGAGGAAAACACAAGCAGTAGCGAGGAAACGAGCCAACACAATATTTGGTACGTATGGACCATCTCACGTCGAGGAAGAGATCATAGTTGATCAAGTAGATCCAGAACAGGAGAATGAGGGTCACGCGAATGGGGAGGTTTACCATTCGGAGAGGTTCCTCCCCAATGGAGATTACTATAGTGGCTATTGGGTGGATAGTTTCCCACATGGTCATGGCAAATATTGGTGGACTGATGGGTGCATGTACGTAGGTGATTGGTTTCGAGGCAAAAAGATGGGGAAAGGCACATTTAGTTGGCCCTCTGGTGCTATGTATGAGGGGAATTTCAAGAGTGGATACATGGATGGAGAAGGCACGTATACGGGGCCTAATGGGGACTCATTTAGAGGTTCATGGGTGATGAATTTGAAACATGGACATGGGGTTAAAGAATATTCGAACGGAGATGTCTATGATGGGGAATGGAGTCGAGGATTACAAGAAGGACACGGGAAGTATACGTGGAAGAATGGGAATTGTTATGTTGGTGAATGGAAGAATGGTGGGATATGTGGGAAAGGGAAGATGTGTTGGAAAAATGGGAATGTGTACGAAGGGAATTGGGAAGGCGGAGTGCCAAAGGGAAATGGGACATTGCAATGGATTGATGGTAGCTTTTATGTTGGAAACTGGAGTAAAGATGCGAATGAACAAAATGGGACATTTTATCCATCTGCATCGTTGTTAGAAAGTGGAAATCTTGACTGGGATCCTCAGGAGGTTTACGATAGAGATTTGATGGAATGTAGCATTTGTCCAAATGAGAAGGTATCAATATTGCCTTCTCAGAAAAAGCTGGCAGTTTGGAGGTCTGCCAAGGCGGCAGAAAATAACGTTAGGCCGAGGAGGATGTCAGTAGATGGGCGAATAGACGCAGCCCCTGTAGAAAGGGAATTTGGTCGAATGCGTTTATCAGATGTCACGCCTCCAACTATTTCTTATAATATAGATGATCCTATCGCCGTGGATGGATATATTAGAGGGAGCCCTATTAGACTTCCTAAGGCAGCAAAAAGGCAAGGAGAGACTATTTCCAAAGGTCATAAGAATTATGAGCTTATGCTCAATTTGCAATTGGGAATCAG GCATTCAGTAGGAAGGCCAGGACCAGTTCCATCACTAGATCTCAAGCCTTCAGCATTTGATCCCAAAGAGAAGTACTGGACAAGATTCCCACCTGAAGGATCCAAAAGCACACCTCCTCATCCATCTTGTGAATTCAGATGGAAAGACTATTGCCCTAAAGTTTTCAG GGCTTTAAGGATGTTATTCAAAGTAGACGCAGCTGATTATATGTTGTCTATTTGTGGCAATGACGCCCTTCGCGAGCTATGCTCCCCAGGAAAAAGTGGAAGCTTCTTCTACTTGACAAATGATGATAGATACATGATCAAGACAATGAAGAAGGCTGAAGTCAAA GTGCTTCTAAGGATGCTCCATGCCTATTTCAATCATGTTCGCGCTTTTGAGAACACCCTAGTGACCAAGTATTTTGGCCTGCATTGTGTTAAGCTAACCGGACCAGCACAGAAAAAG GTACGATTTGTTATCATGGGGAATCTCTTCTGCACTGATTATGCAATTCATAGACGATTCGACTTGAAAGGGTCAACATTTGGGCGGATGACAGATAAGCCAGAATCAGAGATTGATGCAACCACAACTCTAAAGGACCTTGATCTCAACTTTATATTCCGGTTACAAAAGACATGGTTCCAAGAATTCCGAAG GCAAGTTGATAGGGATTGTGAGCTACTGGAACAAGAGAGAGTCATGGATTACAGCCTTTTAGTTGGTCTTCATTTTAGGGAAGCAAGTAGCACTGGAGACCAAACTCCTCCTGGTTATAGAACACCTACTG ATAATGAAGGATTGGAAGATGGATCAGTTCCTCGTCTTTCTCGGGCAGATAGGGATCAATTACTTCTTAATCCTGCAGG GTGGGGTGGCATGAGTTTGGGTATAAACATGCCAGCAAGGGTTGAAAGGACAGAGAGGAAAAATGACTTAGACTTTCAGTTAGTAGGAGAACCAACAGGGGAGTtgtatgatgtgatattatttttTGGAATCATAGACATACTTCAGGACTATGACATTACCAAAAAGCTTGAGCATGCATACAAATCTATCCAATGTGACCCCAATTCTATCTCTGCTGTCGATCCAAAGGCATACTCAAGGCGTTTTCGCGATTACATATTCAAAGTTTTTACAGAGGACACCTGA
- the LOC132638448 gene encoding phosphatidylinositol 4-phosphate 5-kinase 6-like isoform X1 yields MKAWEATVRKTQAVARKRANTIFGTYGPSHVEEEIIVDQVDPEQENEGHANGEVYHSERFLPNGDYYSGYWVDSFPHGHGKYWWTDGCMYVGDWFRGKKMGKGTFSWPSGAMYEGNFKSGYMDGEGTYTGPNGDSFRGSWVMNLKHGHGVKEYSNGDVYDGEWSRGLQEGHGKYTWKNGNCYVGEWKNGGICGKGKMCWKNGNVYEGNWEGGVPKGNGTLQWIDGSFYVGNWSKDANEQNGTFYPSASLLESGNLDWDPQEVYDRDLMECSICPNEKVSILPSQKKLAVWRSAKAAENNVRPRRMSVDGRIDAAPVEREFGRMRLSDVTPPTISYNIDDPIAVDGYIRGSPIRLPKAAKRQGETISKGHKNYELMLNLQLGIRHSVGRPGPVPSLDLKPSAFDPKEKYWTRFPPEGSKSTPPHPSCEFRWKDYCPKVFRALRMLFKVDAADYMLSICGNDALRELCSPGKSGSFFYLTNDDRYMIKTMKKAEVKVLLRMLHAYFNHVRAFENTLVTKYFGLHCVKLTGPAQKKVRFVIMGNLFCTDYAIHRRFDLKGSTFGRMTDKPESEIDATTTLKDLDLNFIFRLQKTWFQEFRRQVDRDCELLEQERVMDYSLLVGLHFREASSTGDQTPPGYRTPTGYSSRIRHFPLLADNEGLEDGSVPRLSRADRDQLLLNPAGWGGMSLGINMPARVERTERKNDLDFQLVGEPTGELYDVILFFGIIDILQDYDITKKLEHAYKSIQCDPNSISAVDPKAYSRRFRDYIFKVFTEDT; encoded by the exons atgaaGGCTTGGGAGGCAACGGTGAGGAAAACACAAGCAGTAGCGAGGAAACGAGCCAACACAATATTTGGTACGTATGGACCATCTCACGTCGAGGAAGAGATCATAGTTGATCAAGTAGATCCAGAACAGGAGAATGAGGGTCACGCGAATGGGGAGGTTTACCATTCGGAGAGGTTCCTCCCCAATGGAGATTACTATAGTGGCTATTGGGTGGATAGTTTCCCACATGGTCATGGCAAATATTGGTGGACTGATGGGTGCATGTACGTAGGTGATTGGTTTCGAGGCAAAAAGATGGGGAAAGGCACATTTAGTTGGCCCTCTGGTGCTATGTATGAGGGGAATTTCAAGAGTGGATACATGGATGGAGAAGGCACGTATACGGGGCCTAATGGGGACTCATTTAGAGGTTCATGGGTGATGAATTTGAAACATGGACATGGGGTTAAAGAATATTCGAACGGAGATGTCTATGATGGGGAATGGAGTCGAGGATTACAAGAAGGACACGGGAAGTATACGTGGAAGAATGGGAATTGTTATGTTGGTGAATGGAAGAATGGTGGGATATGTGGGAAAGGGAAGATGTGTTGGAAAAATGGGAATGTGTACGAAGGGAATTGGGAAGGCGGAGTGCCAAAGGGAAATGGGACATTGCAATGGATTGATGGTAGCTTTTATGTTGGAAACTGGAGTAAAGATGCGAATGAACAAAATGGGACATTTTATCCATCTGCATCGTTGTTAGAAAGTGGAAATCTTGACTGGGATCCTCAGGAGGTTTACGATAGAGATTTGATGGAATGTAGCATTTGTCCAAATGAGAAGGTATCAATATTGCCTTCTCAGAAAAAGCTGGCAGTTTGGAGGTCTGCCAAGGCGGCAGAAAATAACGTTAGGCCGAGGAGGATGTCAGTAGATGGGCGAATAGACGCAGCCCCTGTAGAAAGGGAATTTGGTCGAATGCGTTTATCAGATGTCACGCCTCCAACTATTTCTTATAATATAGATGATCCTATCGCCGTGGATGGATATATTAGAGGGAGCCCTATTAGACTTCCTAAGGCAGCAAAAAGGCAAGGAGAGACTATTTCCAAAGGTCATAAGAATTATGAGCTTATGCTCAATTTGCAATTGGGAATCAG GCATTCAGTAGGAAGGCCAGGACCAGTTCCATCACTAGATCTCAAGCCTTCAGCATTTGATCCCAAAGAGAAGTACTGGACAAGATTCCCACCTGAAGGATCCAAAAGCACACCTCCTCATCCATCTTGTGAATTCAGATGGAAAGACTATTGCCCTAAAGTTTTCAG GGCTTTAAGGATGTTATTCAAAGTAGACGCAGCTGATTATATGTTGTCTATTTGTGGCAATGACGCCCTTCGCGAGCTATGCTCCCCAGGAAAAAGTGGAAGCTTCTTCTACTTGACAAATGATGATAGATACATGATCAAGACAATGAAGAAGGCTGAAGTCAAA GTGCTTCTAAGGATGCTCCATGCCTATTTCAATCATGTTCGCGCTTTTGAGAACACCCTAGTGACCAAGTATTTTGGCCTGCATTGTGTTAAGCTAACCGGACCAGCACAGAAAAAG GTACGATTTGTTATCATGGGGAATCTCTTCTGCACTGATTATGCAATTCATAGACGATTCGACTTGAAAGGGTCAACATTTGGGCGGATGACAGATAAGCCAGAATCAGAGATTGATGCAACCACAACTCTAAAGGACCTTGATCTCAACTTTATATTCCGGTTACAAAAGACATGGTTCCAAGAATTCCGAAG GCAAGTTGATAGGGATTGTGAGCTACTGGAACAAGAGAGAGTCATGGATTACAGCCTTTTAGTTGGTCTTCATTTTAGGGAAGCAAGTAGCACTGGAGACCAAACTCCTCCTGGTTATAGAACACCTACTG GATATTCTTCGAGGATTCGTCATTTTCCATTGCTTGCAGATAATGAAGGATTGGAAGATGGATCAGTTCCTCGTCTTTCTCGGGCAGATAGGGATCAATTACTTCTTAATCCTGCAGG GTGGGGTGGCATGAGTTTGGGTATAAACATGCCAGCAAGGGTTGAAAGGACAGAGAGGAAAAATGACTTAGACTTTCAGTTAGTAGGAGAACCAACAGGGGAGTtgtatgatgtgatattatttttTGGAATCATAGACATACTTCAGGACTATGACATTACCAAAAAGCTTGAGCATGCATACAAATCTATCCAATGTGACCCCAATTCTATCTCTGCTGTCGATCCAAAGGCATACTCAAGGCGTTTTCGCGATTACATATTCAAAGTTTTTACAGAGGACACCTGA